Part of the Paenibacillus aurantius genome, TCACGTCGAGCTGCTGCTGACGGAGGCGCTGCTGGTCGTCGGCGTCCAGGCTTTCCGGCTCTTTGGCGACGCGGCGGTCCATCCCCTCCGCCAGCCGGTCCGCCTGCGAATCGGACATCGTACCGGAGGGCGGATAAAGCGGCCGTCCGCCCAGCACGGGGGCGTCCGCCTCTGAGCCCAGGCCCCTCTCTCTTTTTTCTTCCCGGAGAGGAGTGATACCGGAAGGATGCATTTCATGCGTGCCCCCCCGGCCGGACGGATGCATCGCATGCGTACCCCCGCGTCCGGAGGGGTGCATCCCCCCGGTTCCGAGAGGACGATCGGTCCCGCTGCTCTCCACCCCATCGGGAAGGGAGAAGCCGAACTCGTCGGGAACGGCTTGGATTTTATCGGAAATCTCGTTCATCTGGCCGGAAAGCTCCCTGAGCTTCTCTTTGGTGCTGTCGGCGGCTTCCTGAATTTTGGCTCTTGTGTCTTCCATGGAGCCCCCTTCGGGGCGTGTATGATCCGGGTTCGGCATGACCAAAACCTCCTAGTCGGTATTGGAGACGAAACCCCTAACCGGGAGTCGTCTTACCGATTTTTACCCGAACGCCTCCTGTTCTAAACGATTTCGTCCAAGCAGTTGAAACCCCTGCGAGAATAAGATAGTTTAGAAGAGTAGAAAACAACCAAAGAGGGATAGCTATGAGAATCCATCAAATTCAAGTCAGACACACTCTGTCGGTGGCGGACAAGGAAGATCTTGCCCGACAAGCCGGCCGCTTCAAGTCGGATATCCACTTTCTCCTGAATGACGAAACGGTGCAGGTCGATGCCAAAAGCTTGCTCGGCCTGCTTTTGCAATCGCTTTCCCAGGGCACCCGGCTGACGGTCCGGACGCGCGGCTCCGATGAACTGGAGGCGCTCGAATACGTCTGCGACCTGCTGGAAAGCCCGCAGCCGAGCAGCGGCAGCGCTTAGCGGCAAACCGGCGGCAGCGGTCGGCAGAGGGGCGGCGCCTAGTCATAGAGGCAGCCGGACAGCGGCAGTGTGTAGGGGCGGGAGTCGGTCCCGCTACCAAACAAGAGCGGTCCACACAGCCCCAGCCCCCCACTGCCTGCCCATGCCTTATCCGCAAAGGAAGTTCTGCTTTCGTATTGATTCTCGTGCGCATACGGGAGCTTTCTCGCTAACTAAGTTACCGGATAAGGCACTAATACAAAGAAACCGCAGCCGTCCTCAGAAGAAGACCCTGCGGTTTTGTTTTATTCCCTTCCCTTTCCGAATCTAGCAGTCCCATCCGCTAAGGGTAAGCAGCGGCTTCCCGGCTTCCAGCCGGATTCCGGCCGCCGCCCATACCCTTTCGGGCACCGGGAGCACCTTCAGGCTCCCGGCGAGAGCCTCCAAGCGGCTCTCGCCTTTCTCCAGCAGCGCGCTAACCGCAGGCAGGCAGGCCTTGCGGTAGAGGCCGGGAAGCGGGTAAACCGCCCCGGCTTTTTCCGGCAGCAGCGCCTCCCACTCCTGCCCGGCCCCGTAGGCCAGCAGGCGCTCCGCCGCCTTGGGGGAAAGCAGAGGACGGCTGCCGCTCACCACCCAAAGCCTTTCTCCAAGACTAAGGGAAAGGGCGGCGTGAAGGTGAGCGAGCGGGGCTTTTCCCGCGTAATAACCGCTTAGAAGCCGGACCGACCGGTCCACCACCGGAAGCAGCCTTCGCGGCTCCTCCGTCATGACGATAAGCTCGCCGCACACCTTCCGCATGCTGCGGATCTGGCGCAGGAGAAGGACTTCCGCCGCATCCGTCCGGCTGGCCCCCAACGGGTCCATCCCCGTCAATATGACGCCTGTCAGCATAAGGATCCCTCCTTTTTCCCTCCGGGAAGGCGAACCTGCCCGTCAGGATCTTGGGTCCATTGTACCTCCGGCCTCCCTCCTTAGCTGTGAAGCCCGTCACACCGGGGAAGCTTTCCTAGTGCCTTATCCGTGAAAGGTTCTTCAGCATCCCCTTACTTTTCTGTGCAGCCGCACCCGATCACCTTTTTTTGTAATTTCCGCTCCAAAGTGTGATAAAAATCACACCACCCTGCTGCTTTATACGATATACTGAGGTATATCAAGTAAGGACCGGAGAGGAAGATCCGAATGGACCCGAAGCGCATAACCGAGCAAAGCGTCGCCGGCAACACGACTGCTTTTAGCGAACAGAACCTGGACCGATTGAAGGCCATCATGTACGAGCATAAAGTTCAGGCAGGCGCCAACCTGTTCTGGGAGGGCGACGACGCCGACAAGCTCTACTTCCTTAAGCGCGGGCGGATCCAGATCACCAAAGCCACGGACGAAGGCAAAGAGCTGATCCTCTATGTATACGAAAGCGGGGACCTGCTCGGGCAGATCGATCCGTTTAACGATTCGAAGCACAGCTTCAGCGGGGTGGCCGTGGAAGACAGCGTCGTGGGCGTCCTGCAGCAGAAGGACCTCGAGGTGCTGATCTGGCAGCATGGCGATTTGGCCATCGAGTTCATGAAATGGATGGGCCTCACCCACCGGCTGACCCAGACCAAATTCCGCGACCTGATGCTGTACGGCAAGCCGGGCGCCCTCTGCTCCACCCTGATCCGGCTCAGCAACACGTACGGCAAGCCGGAAGGGGAGAATATCCTCATCACCAAAAAATTAACGCATTCCGAGCTCTCCGACATGATCGGAGCCACCCGGGAAAGCGTCAACCGCATGCTGAATGACCTGAAGAAGCAGGGCGTCCTCGATAACGAGAACGGGTATATCGTGATCAAGGACTTGGCCTACCTGCAGGGCATCTGCCGCTGCGAGCACTGCCCCAAGGACATCTGCCGGATTTGATGGCAGAAGCCCCTGGGGCTTTTTTTCGCATGGCGTGCAGCTCCCGGCGTCTGTGTTAGACGTCGCATGACGGGGATCCCCCATGCTTTCCAGGGGGCGGCATTCCCCTTCCCTACTCGACCGGAACGCCGAGGTAGCGCTTGACCTCCTCGGCAATAGCCGCCCGGACCGGCCGGAAGGAGAAACCAAGCGCGGCGGCCCGCTCATTCGAAAGCTTGTAGGTGGCCCCCATCGAATAGGGCGACTTCTCCTCCCCTTCCCCGGCCAGGCAGAGCCCGGACGTTCCTCCGGTTCCTTTTTCCAGCTCCTCCACGAATTCTTCCATACTCAGCCACCCGGTATTGTTCGCGTTGACGGGTCCGGCATACTCCGCTTCGATTCCCAGGAAATACAGGAAGCCGGCGAGCTCATCCGCCGCTATATAGCTGAACGAGAAGGGCTGAAGAATCCCGATGGGCTTCCCTTGGCGGACCTTGTCCACATGGTAGGCGAATCTCCCCGTATAATCGTCTTCCCCCGAAATGACCAGCGAAACCCGGACTGCCGTTACCGGGAAGGGGGCGTTCTGGTACAGGTAAGCCTCCGCCTGGCGTTTGCCCTCCTGGTAATCGTACGACCCTCGGTCCAAATCCACCGGATAGCGGTGAGGATCAAAAGCCTCCTCCCGGATTACCTCGTTCGTATCGTCATACACGGCCATCGACGAGGTGAACACGTAGCGTCCGATGCGGGAGCCGAACGTCTCCACCGCGGTCCGGGCATCCTGCGGCGTGAACCCGATCTGGTCATAGACCACATCGTACGACCGGTCCCCGAAGGCATTCATCATGGCCTCCCCGTCCGTCCGGTCGACGGTCACCCGCCGGACCCGGTGGTCCAAGCCTTCGGCCAAGCTTCTCCCCCGTGTCGCCACGGTGACTTCATGCCCCCGGGCGGCCAGCTTGTTCACAAGCCGCTTACCGAAAAACTTCGTTCCTCCAAGCACCAGTACGTTCATTCTCCCCATCCCGCCTTTTTGTCAAAATGATCTCCATTTCCCGTCATTCCTGAGTTCAGTATACAGGAAGCACCAAAGCAATCGGGAAGAAATCTTTCGATCGCGTTTTGGTATAATAGGAGAAGAAAGCGTGTTGGATAAGGAAACCAAGAGAGGAGCCCTGTTCATGAAAACGATAAGCCAAGACCCGGTGGTTCAGACCTCCATGCTGATCCGCCGGCCGGTCGGAGAGGTGTTTGAAGCGTTCGTCAACCCGGAGGTTACGACGAAGTTCTGGTATACCCGAAGCAGCGGCCGGATGGAAGCGGGAAAGCGGATCAAGTGGTATTGGGACATGTACGGGGCGGCGGCGGATGTAGACGTGGTGGCGGTCGAGCCCGACAAGCGGATCCGCATCGAATGGGACGAGGGAGTGGGCGTGGAGTGGGACTTTACCCCGCGCTCCCCGGAAGAAACGATGGTCACCATCACCAACTCGGG contains:
- a CDS encoding HPr family phosphocarrier protein, which encodes MRIHQIQVRHTLSVADKEDLARQAGRFKSDIHFLLNDETVQVDAKSLLGLLLQSLSQGTRLTVRTRGSDELEALEYVCDLLESPQPSSGSA
- the mobA gene encoding molybdenum cofactor guanylyltransferase, with the translated sequence MLTGVILTGMDPLGASRTDAAEVLLLRQIRSMRKVCGELIVMTEEPRRLLPVVDRSVRLLSGYYAGKAPLAHLHAALSLSLGERLWVVSGSRPLLSPKAAERLLAYGAGQEWEALLPEKAGAVYPLPGLYRKACLPAVSALLEKGESRLEALAGSLKVLPVPERVWAAAGIRLEAGKPLLTLSGWDC
- a CDS encoding Crp/Fnr family transcriptional regulator, whose amino-acid sequence is MDPKRITEQSVAGNTTAFSEQNLDRLKAIMYEHKVQAGANLFWEGDDADKLYFLKRGRIQITKATDEGKELILYVYESGDLLGQIDPFNDSKHSFSGVAVEDSVVGVLQQKDLEVLIWQHGDLAIEFMKWMGLTHRLTQTKFRDLMLYGKPGALCSTLIRLSNTYGKPEGENILITKKLTHSELSDMIGATRESVNRMLNDLKKQGVLDNENGYIVIKDLAYLQGICRCEHCPKDICRI
- a CDS encoding NAD-dependent epimerase/dehydratase family protein; translation: MGRMNVLVLGGTKFFGKRLVNKLAARGHEVTVATRGRSLAEGLDHRVRRVTVDRTDGEAMMNAFGDRSYDVVYDQIGFTPQDARTAVETFGSRIGRYVFTSSMAVYDDTNEVIREEAFDPHRYPVDLDRGSYDYQEGKRQAEAYLYQNAPFPVTAVRVSLVISGEDDYTGRFAYHVDKVRQGKPIGILQPFSFSYIAADELAGFLYFLGIEAEYAGPVNANNTGWLSMEEFVEELEKGTGGTSGLCLAGEGEEKSPYSMGATYKLSNERAAALGFSFRPVRAAIAEEVKRYLGVPVE
- a CDS encoding SRPBCC family protein, which codes for MKTISQDPVVQTSMLIRRPVGEVFEAFVNPEVTTKFWYTRSSGRMEAGKRIKWYWDMYGAAADVDVVAVEPDKRIRIEWDEGVGVEWDFTPRSPEETMVTITNSGFHGNGDEVVAQAVDSMQGFTMVLCGLKAYLEHNVILNLVADKAPDAHVTG